In Pseudobdellovibrionaceae bacterium, the following proteins share a genomic window:
- a CDS encoding tRNA U-34 5-methylaminomethyl-2-thiouridine biosynthesis protein: MASAGAGKIVAGCLAPHPPHLVYAENPPQNEARAECGWENLRWGYERMRKSLAKLDYDVLVVLSPHWRTQIGTHFLGVPHLKNISVDPIFPHLFRFNYDLNVDVDLAQSIHNKAEAKGLVTQMMTNPDFRVDYGTIVSCHLTNPGWDKPIVAISSNGAAKYFNMDVLQSMMVKLGQATREAIEASGKKVVLLASNSLSHRHFVDEGDIPEDMSREHINHHGQYIWDMKLIELMKQGKTREIIDILPDFTEQTIAETDGGATTWMLAAMNFPTYPATVHAYGTVIGTGNAVVEWNEVTKGVEA; this comes from the coding sequence GCCTCATTTGGTTTACGCGGAGAATCCGCCGCAAAATGAAGCGCGGGCTGAGTGTGGCTGGGAGAACCTCCGCTGGGGCTATGAGAGAATGCGCAAGAGCCTAGCCAAGTTAGACTACGACGTATTAGTGGTTTTGTCTCCTCACTGGCGCACCCAGATCGGTACTCACTTTTTAGGTGTTCCTCATTTAAAGAACATCAGTGTGGACCCGATTTTTCCCCATCTCTTTCGCTTCAACTATGATTTGAATGTAGATGTAGATTTGGCCCAGTCTATTCACAACAAGGCCGAAGCCAAAGGCTTGGTCACCCAGATGATGACCAATCCAGATTTTCGCGTTGATTACGGCACCATCGTCAGCTGTCACCTGACCAATCCAGGCTGGGACAAGCCGATTGTCGCTATTAGCTCAAACGGGGCCGCCAAATATTTTAATATGGACGTTCTTCAGTCCATGATGGTTAAGCTCGGCCAGGCCACACGAGAAGCCATTGAAGCCAGTGGCAAAAAAGTAGTGCTGCTCGCCAGTAATTCCCTTTCTCACCGGCATTTCGTCGATGAAGGAGACATTCCTGAAGACATGAGTCGGGAACACATCAACCACCATGGCCAGTACATTTGGGACATGAAGCTCATTGAACTCATGAAACAGGGCAAGACCCGAGAGATCATCGACATCCTGCCGGACTTTACCGAGCAAACCATCGCAGAAACTGATGGAGGAGCCACCACCTGGATGTTGGCTGCTATGAACTTTCCCACCTATCCGGCCACGGTTCACGCCTACGGAACAGTGATCGGCACCGGCAATGCGGTGGTGGAATGGAATGAAGTGACCAAAGGAGTTGAGGCATGA
- a CDS encoding asparaginase, with protein sequence MSFREVNDNYPTSPLGEKLDGIPTGRDVEWEPLVDYRRNGVSENTIHGAVSWYSGNKKIHAFGGNVLCYGRSMMKPFYIKVFSDVLKDDTSWKQKAVSVASHNGTYEHVEVSQSLLSEGEWGLMLTPLDLPLVQFGRQVRRPRRWFNNSSGHHAAILRGCRLKGWNRAGYTLPSHQVFKEYMKVVRRYLGESFVPQRIARDGDGLPTVAMTVNQLAECYAGLAKNKGEDWIWEAMIRHPDLVGGYNRLDTTIMKSCMGRVIAKEGADGLLGMAVSHPDYPDGLGIVIKIAHGWNSQATWYVARGILGVLGFELRNPYPLRRQKAFLVEGIVPKEMLPQLEKIKTWDEWDPDIDRWYFDPKEHEGLF encoded by the coding sequence ATGAGTTTTCGCGAGGTCAATGACAACTATCCGACAAGCCCTCTGGGTGAAAAACTAGATGGCATTCCCACCGGCCGTGATGTGGAGTGGGAGCCCTTGGTCGATTACCGCCGCAATGGCGTCAGTGAAAACACCATACATGGTGCGGTCTCTTGGTACTCGGGCAACAAGAAGATTCACGCCTTTGGCGGAAATGTGCTTTGTTACGGTCGCTCCATGATGAAGCCTTTTTACATCAAGGTCTTTAGCGATGTTCTCAAAGACGACACCAGCTGGAAGCAAAAAGCTGTTAGCGTCGCTTCCCACAACGGAACCTATGAGCACGTCGAGGTTTCCCAGAGTTTGTTGAGTGAAGGGGAGTGGGGCTTAATGCTCACACCTTTGGATCTGCCACTCGTGCAGTTCGGTCGTCAGGTGCGACGTCCCCGCCGCTGGTTTAATAATTCTTCTGGTCATCACGCCGCTATTTTGCGCGGCTGCCGCCTCAAGGGTTGGAACCGAGCCGGCTACACTCTGCCCAGCCATCAGGTGTTCAAAGAGTACATGAAAGTTGTCCGTCGCTATTTGGGTGAGAGCTTTGTTCCCCAACGGATCGCTCGTGACGGTGACGGCCTGCCGACTGTGGCTATGACAGTGAATCAGCTAGCCGAGTGCTATGCGGGACTGGCCAAAAACAAGGGCGAAGACTGGATATGGGAAGCCATGATTCGCCACCCGGATCTGGTAGGTGGTTATAATCGGTTAGACACCACTATCATGAAATCCTGTATGGGTCGGGTGATTGCCAAAGAAGGGGCCGATGGTCTTTTGGGTATGGCGGTTTCTCATCCCGATTACCCAGACGGGCTCGGCATCGTGATTAAGATCGCCCACGGTTGGAATTCCCAGGCCACCTGGTATGTGGCTCGCGGAATCCTCGGAGTCTTGGGTTTTGAACTACGAAACCCGTATCCCTTACGCCGGCAAAAGGCCTTCCTGGTCGAGGGCATCGTTCCCAAAGAGATGTTGCCGCAATTGGAGAAGATCAAAACCTGGGATGAGTGGGACCCAGACATCGACCGCTGGTACTTTGATCCCAAAGAGCACGAAGGCTTGTTTTAA
- a CDS encoding RidA family protein, with protein MSSEHINSSTAPEPVGAYPHARKVGDFIFMSGVGPRQRGSKSIPGVVLNQAGKVVDHDIEVQTRAVIENVKTILADAGSSLEKVVDVTVFLTDMENDFKIFNRVYAEYFASIGPTRTTVQVGALPTPIAVEFKVIATT; from the coding sequence ATGTCGAGTGAACACATTAACAGTTCCACAGCGCCCGAGCCCGTCGGTGCCTATCCCCACGCCCGCAAAGTCGGTGATTTCATATTTATGTCCGGCGTGGGTCCCCGGCAAAGGGGCTCAAAGAGCATTCCTGGAGTGGTGCTTAATCAGGCTGGCAAAGTGGTGGATCACGACATTGAAGTGCAAACTCGGGCGGTAATTGAAAACGTTAAGACCATTCTGGCCGATGCCGGAAGCTCCCTGGAAAAGGTAGTCGACGTGACTGTCTTTCTTACCGATATGGAAAACGACTTTAAGATCTTTAATCGGGTTTACGCCGAGTATTTTGCCTCGATCGGGCCGACGCGGACGACGGTCCAGGTCGGGGCTCTACCCACACCCATTGCCGTTGAATTCAAAGTCATCGCCACCACCTAA
- a CDS encoding cell wall hydrolase, translating to MSHMTVLAILVLTALSAVAAETAGSGKVVSGSATSTASAMPQCFEDEKDLAEIKRVQKANSKSAHKYDGYGRLFEKAAISDDEILQRLIYAEVVAGGCGEDSQKAVTPIAEVIVNRVKKRQGDIRSVVFARNQFASSLNIYSESAYKHFLCPRDKQLWDEVSRQANDIRSGKQEPEMPADAVHYYLFQHSTRFQPPGWTKTYSPAGQVGSESGLCVVAYRNPEWK from the coding sequence ATGAGTCATATGACTGTCTTGGCCATACTTGTGCTTACGGCTCTGTCCGCAGTGGCGGCAGAGACGGCAGGATCGGGGAAGGTGGTCAGCGGATCGGCAACATCCACGGCGTCCGCCATGCCTCAGTGTTTTGAGGACGAGAAAGATCTAGCTGAAATCAAAAGAGTCCAGAAAGCAAACAGCAAGAGTGCTCACAAGTATGATGGCTACGGGAGACTGTTTGAGAAGGCGGCCATCTCGGACGACGAGATCCTTCAGCGGCTGATCTATGCTGAAGTGGTGGCAGGTGGTTGTGGCGAGGACTCTCAAAAAGCCGTCACACCCATTGCTGAAGTCATAGTGAATCGAGTCAAAAAGCGCCAGGGAGACATCCGTTCTGTGGTCTTTGCGCGCAACCAATTTGCATCATCTTTAAATATCTACTCCGAATCTGCTTATAAGCATTTTCTATGTCCCAGGGACAAACAGCTGTGGGATGAGGTCTCTCGCCAGGCGAATGACATTAGGTCAGGAAAACAAGAGCCCGAAATGCCGGCCGATGCTGTCCACTACTATCTGTTTCAACACTCCACTCGTTTTCAACCCCCGGGTTGGACAAAGACTTATTCACCTGCGGGTCAAGTTGGGTCGGAGTCAGGTCTTTGTGTCGTGGCCTACCGCAATCCTGAGTGGAAGTGA
- a CDS encoding hemerythrin domain-containing protein, with protein sequence MPSPLVNQLKSEHRKIQEVFQKIREVGGSSPEGRALLFEAKDLILSHIKTEDEHIYPSLARSAEGREVAEGFAREMGNLSQAIIDFFAKYEKGDESAIQFAVDLGRVMGAMSTRIIREESRLYEAYDRMVANRMTA encoded by the coding sequence ATGCCAAGTCCGTTAGTAAATCAGCTCAAAAGTGAGCATAGAAAGATTCAGGAAGTCTTCCAGAAAATCCGTGAAGTGGGTGGCTCAAGCCCTGAGGGGCGCGCCCTCTTATTTGAAGCCAAAGATCTTATTTTGTCTCATATCAAGACCGAAGATGAGCACATCTACCCAAGCCTGGCCCGTTCTGCCGAAGGCCGCGAAGTGGCCGAAGGTTTTGCCAGGGAGATGGGAAACCTCAGCCAGGCGATTATTGACTTCTTCGCCAAATATGAAAAGGGTGACGAGAGTGCCATCCAGTTCGCTGTGGATTTGGGTCGGGTGATGGGGGCCATGTCGACGCGAATCATTCGCGAAGAAAGCCGTCTCTACGAGGCCTATGACCGCATGGTTGCCAATCGTATGACGGCTTAA
- a CDS encoding mechanosensitive ion channel, which translates to MNEVDLDQIGQFASLFQSEKVGMFLLGMAFLVGLVKLLKFISKPIYDAFPARRLLISQVLTVFNFLAYILGTSFLFFAVIQPPKELMLAAGGSVAVALGLSLKDLVASVVAGLILLFDRPFQVGDRVSFNGTYGEIKAIGLRAVRLVTLDDNLVTIPNSRFITDVVASGNAGELDMMIVTTFHLAADADIKKARDLLFEIVATSRFAFLKKPIAIVANENLQDGRPVVSLMAKAYVIDVQFEKAFETDIYLRANQAFREAGIERPRARLEMVHQ; encoded by the coding sequence ATGAATGAAGTTGATCTCGACCAAATTGGTCAGTTTGCCTCTCTGTTTCAATCCGAAAAGGTGGGGATGTTTCTTCTGGGCATGGCCTTCTTGGTGGGCTTGGTCAAGCTTCTCAAGTTTATCTCCAAGCCAATTTATGACGCCTTCCCTGCCCGCCGTCTTTTGATCTCGCAAGTTTTAACGGTGTTTAATTTTCTTGCTTACATTTTGGGGACTAGTTTCTTGTTTTTTGCCGTCATTCAGCCGCCGAAGGAACTCATGCTTGCGGCTGGGGGATCGGTGGCCGTCGCTCTCGGCCTGTCACTTAAGGATTTGGTGGCCTCTGTGGTAGCGGGACTGATCTTACTCTTTGACCGCCCCTTTCAGGTGGGTGACCGGGTTTCGTTTAATGGGACTTACGGAGAGATTAAGGCCATTGGTTTGAGAGCGGTCCGCCTCGTCACTCTTGACGACAACCTGGTCACCATTCCCAATAGCCGGTTTATCACGGATGTTGTGGCCAGTGGTAATGCGGGCGAACTGGACATGATGATCGTCACCACTTTCCATTTGGCAGCCGATGCAGATATCAAGAAGGCCCGAGACCTGTTGTTTGAAATTGTTGCTACCAGTCGATTCGCTTTTTTGAAAAAGCCCATTGCCATTGTGGCCAATGAAAATCTGCAAGATGGCCGGCCTGTGGTGAGCCTCATGGCCAAGGCTTACGTGATTGATGTGCAGTTTGAAAAGGCCTTTGAGACCGATATTTATTTGCGGGCGAATCAGGCCTTTCGCGAAGCGGGCATTGAGCGCCCGCGGGCTCGCCTGGAAATGGTTCATCAATAA
- a CDS encoding AAA family ATPase, with protein MAPVSHLAVTVLTLLGLLLTPATSFAQLPDAENKDISAPLKKAQEEVEQHSQAMSDLEEAEKEAESEQSEARERKVLAEQKAKEARESGARILNQYLAELEGYRENLALIKKEKSERGQAELKHIRGLIDEIREIDGQDLKQTSRPLREKFYVRANAIWREIVDQTLSDLLEATDEVEVPELPSPPEAFKTSGNDEKELIKTILESQQQAEKERAELIGKVEKLQRSAREISVGLLLNAGQVRAETLSARLKANEMSVWHLDEDWLRDLTREVQIVPYRFLAFFIAKFFDMEKKVTGGLRGWVDLARQLFLLLILLVSPFFLFKSFTRFSKFLDNWRTKLFTRSSLNFKTRTTLALWINRLNPYLPWIFALISLWLISGLLRSTDLRELSSFLPYLEIYLFYRIFRMALSGIMGRILLSRNLDTVRAKQKEVQATSRRLSILFFSEWALLHATQDMVREAIIYHMVWDLVVYLNLLLIAIEARKWKEELLVVSDSWLPENGKKLVNKNTSSLLDLIICPTLFTGSILTMLLNSFFKWLGQFDLGKKISSELFKRRLEDAVDGEDHHWERPSEEYLHLFDEGFEVDDATRVFLNRSPLSQCREIINRWLTGKSEMDSIVLYGNFGIGKTALLKSIASKTNEELAVRYHCFNSKITDPSQLYKTLSELLGFTIHSEEDFREGEKSIGKTVLLLDDIHNLFLNKLGGLEAYKALIDIVSIQAENVFWCVSINERAWTHLKGIFGETHIMAEYIELKQWSDSEIQDLIMKRHRKSGLQLKFDRVISAVQKTDIIDASTELEAQFFRLLWGQSRGNPSTAQELWQSATQRRGNKTIRVGVPEFTRARTLSDATESTLLAFAALAKHESLAFVDLMETSGMGKSDLQQAIKFGEDGGLLDKTREGRWRIHPKAQYVVCSHLIGRNFIYE; from the coding sequence ATGGCACCCGTATCACACTTAGCTGTCACAGTTTTGACCCTGCTTGGGCTTCTTCTCACTCCAGCAACTTCCTTTGCTCAGCTCCCTGACGCTGAAAATAAGGACATTTCGGCGCCTCTTAAGAAGGCCCAAGAGGAGGTGGAGCAGCATAGCCAGGCCATGAGTGATCTGGAAGAGGCGGAAAAAGAGGCCGAATCGGAGCAGTCAGAGGCACGTGAGCGAAAGGTCTTGGCCGAACAAAAGGCCAAAGAGGCTCGGGAGTCAGGGGCTCGCATTCTCAATCAGTATTTGGCAGAACTTGAGGGTTACCGGGAAAATCTGGCACTCATAAAGAAAGAAAAATCCGAGCGCGGCCAGGCTGAGCTCAAACACATTCGCGGATTGATTGATGAGATTCGAGAAATTGATGGCCAGGATCTCAAACAAACTTCACGCCCCTTGAGGGAAAAGTTCTATGTCCGTGCCAACGCCATTTGGCGTGAAATTGTGGATCAAACCCTCTCTGATCTTCTAGAGGCGACGGATGAGGTGGAAGTTCCTGAACTACCTTCCCCACCCGAAGCTTTTAAGACTTCGGGTAATGACGAAAAGGAATTGATTAAAACCATCCTTGAGTCCCAACAACAGGCTGAAAAGGAAAGAGCCGAACTCATTGGCAAAGTGGAAAAACTGCAGAGGTCCGCGCGCGAGATCTCAGTGGGACTTCTGCTTAATGCCGGCCAGGTCCGAGCGGAGACCCTGTCAGCTCGCCTAAAGGCAAATGAGATGTCGGTCTGGCACCTGGACGAAGATTGGCTGAGGGATCTAACCCGCGAGGTACAGATTGTTCCCTACCGGTTTCTGGCTTTCTTTATTGCCAAGTTTTTTGACATGGAAAAGAAGGTCACAGGAGGTCTGCGCGGCTGGGTCGACTTGGCCCGCCAGCTCTTTCTCCTGTTGATTCTCTTAGTTTCACCCTTCTTTCTGTTTAAAAGCTTTACCCGGTTTTCTAAATTTCTCGACAACTGGCGCACCAAGCTTTTCACTCGCAGCTCACTCAATTTTAAGACGCGTACGACATTGGCCTTGTGGATCAACAGACTGAATCCTTACCTCCCCTGGATTTTCGCCCTCATCAGCTTGTGGTTGATCTCGGGACTCCTTAGGTCAACGGACCTGAGAGAGCTGTCGTCTTTTCTTCCTTATTTAGAAATCTATCTCTTCTACCGCATTTTCCGCATGGCCTTAAGTGGCATCATGGGGCGCATCCTCTTGTCGCGAAATTTGGATACGGTGCGAGCCAAACAAAAAGAAGTACAGGCGACTTCCCGGCGCTTGAGTATTTTGTTCTTCTCAGAATGGGCACTTCTACATGCCACTCAAGATATGGTCCGCGAAGCCATCATTTACCATATGGTCTGGGATTTGGTCGTTTACCTAAACCTTCTGCTAATTGCTATTGAGGCTCGCAAGTGGAAAGAGGAACTTCTGGTTGTTTCGGATTCCTGGCTACCCGAGAATGGCAAAAAACTTGTTAACAAGAACACCAGCAGCCTCTTGGACCTCATCATTTGCCCGACTTTATTCACTGGCTCCATCCTCACCATGCTCCTCAATAGCTTTTTCAAATGGTTGGGCCAATTTGACTTGGGTAAGAAAATTAGCTCGGAACTCTTTAAGCGTCGCCTGGAAGATGCCGTGGACGGGGAAGACCACCATTGGGAGAGGCCTTCTGAGGAGTATCTCCACCTGTTTGATGAGGGCTTTGAGGTCGACGATGCGACTCGAGTCTTCCTTAACCGCTCCCCTCTTTCTCAGTGCCGTGAGATTATCAACCGCTGGCTTACAGGAAAGTCAGAGATGGATTCCATCGTTCTCTACGGTAACTTTGGCATTGGTAAGACGGCACTTCTGAAGTCCATCGCCTCCAAAACCAATGAGGAATTGGCCGTTCGCTACCATTGCTTTAACTCAAAGATCACAGACCCTTCTCAATTGTATAAAACTCTCTCCGAACTTCTTGGATTTACCATCCACTCCGAAGAGGACTTCCGAGAAGGTGAAAAGAGTATTGGCAAAACAGTTTTGCTCCTCGATGACATTCACAATCTCTTTCTTAACAAGCTCGGTGGACTGGAGGCCTACAAGGCCCTAATTGACATTGTCAGTATTCAGGCGGAGAACGTTTTTTGGTGCGTATCCATCAACGAAAGGGCCTGGACTCACCTCAAAGGCATTTTTGGTGAGACTCACATCATGGCTGAATATATCGAACTTAAACAGTGGTCGGACTCGGAGATTCAAGACTTAATCATGAAACGCCATCGCAAGTCAGGTTTGCAGCTCAAGTTTGATCGGGTCATCAGTGCCGTACAAAAGACTGACATCATTGATGCTTCAACTGAACTGGAAGCCCAGTTTTTCCGCCTCCTGTGGGGACAGTCGCGAGGCAATCCCAGTACAGCTCAAGAACTTTGGCAGTCGGCCACCCAAAGACGAGGCAACAAAACCATTCGTGTGGGGGTGCCTGAATTTACGCGAGCCCGCACCCTATCTGATGCGACAGAGTCCACTCTCTTGGCCTTCGCCGCCCTTGCCAAACACGAGTCGCTGGCATTTGTGGATCTCATGGAAACTTCAGGAATGGGTAAAAGCGATCTTCAACAGGCTATCAAGTTTGGCGAAGATGGAGGTCTCTTAGATAAAACCCGTGAAGGGCGCTGGCGGATTCACCCCAAGGCTCAATATGTGGTTTGCTCTCACCTGATTGGAAGGAACTTTATCTATGAATGA
- a CDS encoding TIGR02147 family protein, which translates to MSIFKYLDYKEYLKKTIDKNAKIYGYRAKLAEAAGCQRSFLSQVLHSSPHLTLEHGIGLCRYWQFSPMERDYFLALVQLARAGNDELKDYFKSQLERMRREQADLSQRYRQEDITRGDESAIYYSSWHYAAIHMLSTIPEFQHKPSTAKRLQLPMAVVEEAAQVLQRLGLVESQGEYVLSTKKSIHLSKSSYLNNLNHSLWRQKISQGLLTPYSRDFHYTALYTLSREDMDHLQQMLVEFVDATRKLVAPSKEEEMVSLCCDLIRV; encoded by the coding sequence ATGAGTATTTTTAAATATTTAGACTATAAAGAATATCTCAAGAAAACCATCGATAAAAATGCCAAAATCTATGGCTACCGGGCCAAGTTGGCCGAGGCAGCCGGCTGCCAGCGGTCTTTTCTCTCTCAGGTCCTTCACTCAAGCCCCCATCTGACCTTGGAGCATGGGATTGGCCTTTGTCGCTACTGGCAGTTTAGCCCCATGGAGAGGGATTATTTTCTGGCTCTCGTTCAACTCGCCCGGGCCGGAAACGATGAGCTGAAGGATTACTTTAAAAGTCAGCTTGAGCGTATGAGACGGGAACAGGCCGATCTTTCACAGCGCTATCGGCAAGAGGACATCACCCGCGGCGACGAATCGGCCATTTACTATTCGAGCTGGCACTATGCCGCCATTCATATGTTGTCGACCATTCCTGAGTTTCAGCACAAGCCCTCCACAGCCAAGCGTCTTCAGCTGCCCATGGCCGTTGTGGAAGAAGCCGCCCAAGTTCTTCAGCGTTTGGGCCTGGTCGAATCCCAGGGTGAGTATGTGCTGTCCACAAAGAAGTCCATTCACCTTTCCAAGAGTTCCTATTTGAATAATCTTAATCACTCTCTGTGGCGGCAAAAGATCAGCCAGGGACTTCTCACTCCCTATAGCCGCGATTTCCACTACACCGCCTTGTACACACTGAGCCGAGAGGACATGGATCATCTTCAACAAATGTTGGTGGAGTTTGTGGACGCCACCCGCAAACTCGTCGCCCCCAGCAAAGAAGAAGAAATGGTCAGCCTCTGCTGCGATTTAATTCGTGTATAG
- a CDS encoding IS30 family transposase has translation MKKFKRISLEEREEISRLLSKGLGVRDIAQELSRAPSSISRELRRFKEQINYRAVWADKEAQRASRSRRLGKRKILKNQRLLRVIRAKLKLYWSPEQIAQHLESRYEDESMQVSKETIYSYIYILPRGELRAELTRCLRQAHKKRRTRGRSAKGQVSNLEDMISIEERPSEVADRSIPGHWEGDIIIGGQREQTALGTMVERTTRTTILVPLKSKKAEDVRRAFAKEIKKLPKELRLTLTYDQGREMAQHKLFTKETQMKVYFAHPQSPWERGTNENTNGLIRQFFPKGTNFTNITRKEIKRVQRLLNDRPRKTLGWRTPREAMAELLR, from the coding sequence GTGAAAAAATTCAAACGAATCTCGCTAGAAGAGAGAGAAGAAATCAGTCGTTTATTGTCGAAAGGCCTGGGGGTTCGAGATATTGCTCAAGAGCTTTCCCGTGCTCCAAGCAGCATTAGCCGAGAGCTCAGGCGCTTCAAGGAGCAGATCAATTACCGGGCAGTTTGGGCAGATAAAGAGGCTCAGCGAGCCTCACGCAGCCGCCGTTTAGGCAAGCGCAAGATATTGAAAAATCAGCGTTTGTTAAGGGTCATTCGGGCTAAGCTCAAGCTTTACTGGTCTCCCGAACAGATTGCCCAGCACTTAGAATCCCGGTATGAGGATGAATCCATGCAGGTCTCCAAAGAAACGATCTATTCCTACATCTACATTCTTCCTCGGGGAGAACTTCGTGCTGAACTGACTAGGTGTCTTAGGCAGGCCCACAAAAAGCGTCGGACCCGAGGGCGAAGCGCGAAAGGGCAAGTATCCAATCTTGAGGACATGATATCAATCGAGGAAAGGCCGTCAGAGGTTGCTGATCGCTCCATACCGGGACACTGGGAGGGAGACATAATCATTGGCGGGCAAAGGGAGCAAACAGCCCTGGGAACTATGGTAGAGCGCACCACGAGAACCACTATCCTTGTCCCCCTGAAAAGCAAGAAAGCCGAGGATGTCAGAAGAGCATTTGCGAAGGAGATCAAGAAGTTACCAAAGGAGCTTCGGCTAACCCTGACATATGATCAAGGACGAGAAATGGCTCAGCATAAACTCTTCACTAAAGAAACCCAAATGAAGGTGTATTTTGCCCACCCACAAAGTCCTTGGGAACGAGGAACTAACGAGAACACTAACGGTTTGATCCGGCAGTTCTTCCCCAAAGGAACTAACTTTACCAACATTACTCGCAAGGAGATCAAACGAGTCCAACGGCTACTCAATGATAGGCCCAGGAAAACCCTGGGGTGGAGAACACCACGCGAAGCTATGGCGGAACTGTTGCGTTAA
- a CDS encoding class I SAM-dependent methyltransferase: protein MSEGTRQYYDEKWEEYIERNRGKDLSHLYQLFLRHLSGKVVLDVGCGTGRDLKYFSELGYECTGLDFSDKMLELSQANSPGSTLVKVDLRESFGLPRLYDGIWAVASLHHLSKDELRVCLRNLKGKLSPNGVFMVSIKEREIPLDDGRYFCYWSQKDFESLVASLGFDVVERSLEEGPRVTWLTLVMRVAPEG from the coding sequence ATGAGTGAGGGAACTCGGCAGTACTATGATGAAAAATGGGAGGAATACATCGAAAGAAATCGAGGGAAGGATTTGAGTCACCTCTACCAGCTATTTTTGAGGCATTTGTCAGGTAAAGTAGTATTGGATGTTGGTTGTGGAACAGGAAGAGATCTAAAGTATTTCAGTGAACTTGGGTATGAGTGTACTGGCCTGGATTTCTCCGACAAGATGCTGGAGCTTAGTCAAGCGAACTCCCCCGGATCAACTCTCGTAAAAGTTGATCTGAGAGAGTCTTTTGGACTTCCACGATTATACGATGGCATTTGGGCCGTAGCCTCTCTTCATCACTTGAGCAAAGATGAACTTAGGGTTTGTCTGCGGAACCTAAAGGGAAAGCTTTCACCAAATGGAGTCTTCATGGTGAGCATAAAGGAGAGAGAAATCCCTTTGGATGATGGAAGATACTTTTGTTATTGGTCCCAAAAAGATTTCGAGAGTCTAGTGGCATCTCTTGGCTTCGACGTAGTTGAGCGGAGTCTCGAAGAGGGTCCTCGCGTAACCTGGTTGACTTTGGTGATGAGGGTTGCGCCGGAAGGCTGA
- a CDS encoding SUMF1/EgtB/PvdO family nonheme iron enzyme, which translates to MSWSPLKLAELLPLVAASLLWGLPTPGLVGQAGTARAETSQHQGLSCNQLHGGLGEGLKGLAQHCADVDNLLPDLTAGCAAIGSCGKTNNRNKFKPQPNDKTKFAQSGGCEQNLNCPEGTQLVCSKKYSTKVCMDIDLKKDAKGLPEGNFSYHKCQDYCRSRGMRLPTNNEWLLASAGTESNLCLYPDAVYPIKKGAPMNDLSVNQPLRVPRPGCVSIYKVRDMVGVLGQWVEGTFKNSKGHTRGQFNGGLWPQKASTIFYRTVAHGPGYSDYSIGCRCASSP; encoded by the coding sequence ATGAGTTGGAGCCCCTTAAAACTAGCTGAACTATTGCCCTTGGTGGCGGCAAGCCTTCTATGGGGCCTACCCACGCCCGGCCTTGTCGGTCAGGCAGGGACCGCAAGGGCTGAGACCTCGCAACACCAGGGGCTGTCGTGCAATCAGCTTCATGGTGGCCTGGGAGAGGGACTCAAAGGCCTGGCTCAGCACTGCGCCGACGTGGACAATCTTCTCCCCGATCTGACGGCCGGTTGTGCGGCCATCGGCAGTTGTGGCAAGACCAACAACCGCAATAAATTTAAGCCGCAACCGAATGACAAAACCAAGTTCGCACAAAGCGGTGGTTGCGAGCAAAACCTCAATTGCCCTGAAGGCACACAACTGGTTTGTTCCAAAAAATACTCCACCAAAGTGTGCATGGACATCGACCTCAAAAAAGATGCAAAGGGATTACCTGAGGGCAACTTTAGCTATCACAAGTGCCAGGACTACTGCCGATCGCGTGGGATGAGACTCCCCACTAACAACGAGTGGCTGCTGGCCTCGGCCGGAACCGAAAGCAATCTCTGCCTCTACCCCGATGCGGTTTATCCCATAAAAAAGGGTGCACCGATGAATGACCTCTCGGTCAACCAACCACTTAGGGTCCCTCGCCCGGGCTGCGTGTCCATCTACAAAGTCCGCGACATGGTTGGTGTTCTTGGTCAATGGGTGGAGGGCACGTTTAAAAACTCCAAGGGACATACGAGAGGCCAATTCAATGGCGGGCTCTGGCCGCAGAAAGCTTCGACCATCTTTTATCGGACGGTCGCCCACGGGCCTGGCTACTCGGATTACTCCATTGGCTGTCGGTGTGCATCCTCCCCTTAA